The following proteins are co-located in the Deinococcus radiotolerans genome:
- a CDS encoding SRPBCC family protein gives MTHATLDHRIEDARTLVLERTFAATPERVFAAFTQAEHLKHWWGPRGWTLTHCTVDLRPGGRWHYCMTCQDPAQGDFYGMNSWGLGVYERVETPTRLTYTYYFSDEQGAVNEAMPATLADLTFEAVPGGTRVTSRSTYVRPEDLKAVMDMGMLQGISETWDRLAEHLA, from the coding sequence ATGACGCACGCCACCCTCGACCACCGCATTGAAGACGCCCGCACCCTTGTCCTGGAACGCACGTTCGCCGCCACGCCCGAGCGGGTCTTCGCGGCCTTCACGCAGGCCGAGCACCTGAAGCACTGGTGGGGGCCGCGCGGCTGGACCCTCACCCACTGCACCGTCGATCTGCGCCCCGGCGGACGCTGGCACTACTGCATGACCTGCCAGGACCCCGCGCAGGGCGACTTCTACGGCATGAACAGCTGGGGGCTCGGCGTGTACGAGCGGGTCGAGACCCCCACCCGCCTGACCTACACCTACTATTTCAGCGATGAGCAGGGCGCGGTGAACGAGGCCATGCCCGCCACGCTGGCCGACCTGACCTTCGAGGCCGTGCCCGGCGGCACCCGCGTCACCAGCCGGTCCACGTACGTGCGCCCGGAGGACCTGAAGGCCGTCATGGACATGGGCATGCTTCAGGGCATCAGCGAAACCTGGGACCGTCTCGCCGAGCACCTGGCGTAA
- a CDS encoding MarR family winged helix-turn-helix transcriptional regulator, with protein sequence MRQDPPEVQLDTSPGYLLKEAASALRTAMDDVLRPLGMTVTHYACLELLAQRPGLSNSDLARGTFVTRQSMNVLLQALERDGQVERAPEASVGKVLPTTLTPRGHALRAQASAAVREVEQRMLSGLTATEQADLGRLLRLMIHALKDSPREP encoded by the coding sequence ATGCGTCAAGATCCGCCTGAGGTTCAGCTCGACACCTCCCCCGGCTACCTGCTCAAGGAAGCCGCCAGCGCCCTGCGCACCGCCATGGACGACGTTCTGCGGCCCCTGGGCATGACCGTCACCCACTACGCCTGCCTGGAACTGCTCGCCCAGCGCCCCGGCCTGTCCAACTCCGACCTCGCGCGCGGCACCTTCGTGACCCGCCAGTCCATGAACGTCCTCCTCCAGGCCCTGGAACGCGACGGGCAGGTGGAACGTGCGCCCGAAGCCAGCGTCGGCAAGGTCCTGCCCACCACCCTCACACCCCGCGGCCACGCGCTGCGGGCCCAGGCCAGCGCCGCCGTTCGCGAGGTCGAGCAGCGCATGCTCTCCGGCCTGACCGCGACCGAACAGGCTGACCTGGGCCGCCTTCTGCGCCTCATGATTCACGCGCTCAAAGACAGCCCCCGCGAGCCCTGA
- a CDS encoding LysR family transcriptional regulator, with translation MELRQLRYFLTVAEEGNVTRAAARLGMAQPPLSAQIRALERDLGAVLFHRTPRGVELTEAGLAFRAGVADIPAQLERAAFDTGRAARGETGALRVGFTGAAGIDPAVQDVIRAFRRTYPQVSLTLTEKNTEALVADLRAHVLDAAFVRATPDYEQEFRVTEVACSELVAVLPEDHPAAPADLIPLGALRDDPFILTPRAVGPALHDAVLAACRAAGFEARPGQTAPQMMSVVSLVAAGLGVSLVPAAMRHLNLRGCVYRDLLGGGPRVTLSLASQRLERSVIVRNFLALSAPTDRGGEPQSEA, from the coding sequence ATGGAGTTGCGGCAGCTGCGGTACTTCCTGACGGTCGCGGAGGAAGGGAACGTCACGCGCGCCGCCGCGCGGCTGGGCATGGCACAGCCGCCCCTGAGTGCGCAGATCCGCGCGCTGGAACGCGACCTGGGAGCGGTCCTGTTTCACCGGACGCCGCGCGGCGTGGAACTGACCGAGGCGGGCCTCGCCTTCCGGGCCGGCGTGGCGGACATTCCGGCGCAGCTGGAACGCGCCGCCTTCGACACCGGCCGGGCGGCGCGCGGCGAGACGGGCGCGCTGCGCGTGGGTTTCACGGGCGCGGCGGGCATCGACCCGGCGGTGCAGGACGTGATCCGCGCGTTCCGGCGCACCTACCCCCAGGTGAGCCTGACCCTGACGGAGAAGAACACCGAGGCGCTGGTGGCGGACCTGCGGGCGCACGTGCTGGACGCCGCGTTCGTGCGCGCCACACCCGACTACGAGCAGGAGTTCCGCGTGACCGAGGTGGCGTGCAGTGAGCTGGTCGCGGTGCTGCCTGAGGATCACCCCGCCGCACCCGCAGACCTCATTCCGTTGGGGGCGCTGCGGGACGATCCGTTTATCCTCACGCCGCGCGCGGTGGGCCCGGCGCTGCACGACGCGGTGCTGGCCGCGTGCCGTGCGGCGGGCTTTGAGGCGCGGCCCGGGCAGACGGCGCCGCAGATGATGTCGGTGGTCAGTCTGGTCGCGGCGGGCCTGGGGGTGTCCCTGGTGCCTGCCGCGATGCGGCACCTGAATCTGCGCGGCTGCGTGTACCGCGACCTGCTGGGCGGGGGCCCGCGCGTGACGCTGTCCCTGGCGTCACAGCGGCTGGAGCGGTCGGTAATCGTCCGGAACTTCCTGGCTCTGTCTGCGCCCACTGACCGCGGCGGGGAACCCCAGTCCGAGGCGTGA
- a CDS encoding MFS transporter, whose protein sequence is MTLLSPAHPAPTLTGAQVRRGTPEYRRIGAALFLTGFSAFSLIYCAQPLLTAFTRDFHVTPAQSALSLSLTTGCLALSILIMSAVADSFSRRRVMLTSLLAAALLNGLAALAPTWTLLLLCRALEGLALGGVPAVAMAYLAEEIHPRDLGAAMGQYVGGTAFGGMMGRVCIGLLAGVTSWHAALLVMAGAGLLSAAGFALLLPPSRGFQPRPAAPAREHLRRWAAHLRTPGLGALFTLGFLNLGVMVAAFNYLGFRLHAPPYGLSAAAISLIFLTYLLGSAASGWGGRLADRQGRCPLLLTGLLLSGAGLALTLLSPLPVIILGVTLITVGFFVTHSVASSSVGQLARRDKGHASALYLLAYYAGSSVVGVLGGWVWAAGGWSLLVEVCASLLVLGLLLTRTVPRT, encoded by the coding sequence ATGACCCTCCTGAGCCCCGCCCATCCCGCCCCGACCCTGACGGGCGCGCAGGTGCGGCGCGGCACACCCGAGTACCGCCGGATCGGCGCGGCGCTGTTCCTCACGGGGTTCAGCGCCTTCTCGCTGATCTACTGCGCGCAGCCGCTCCTGACCGCCTTCACCCGCGACTTTCACGTGACGCCCGCGCAGAGCGCCCTGAGCCTGTCCCTGACGACCGGGTGTCTCGCCCTGTCCATCCTGATCATGAGTGCCGTCGCGGACTCTTTCAGCCGCCGCCGCGTCATGCTGACCTCGCTGCTAGCCGCCGCGCTGCTGAACGGCCTGGCTGCCCTCGCCCCCACCTGGACGCTGCTGCTGCTGTGCCGCGCGCTGGAGGGTCTCGCGCTGGGCGGCGTACCCGCCGTCGCCATGGCGTACCTTGCCGAGGAGATCCACCCCCGCGACCTGGGCGCGGCCATGGGGCAGTACGTGGGGGGCACCGCGTTCGGCGGCATGATGGGCCGCGTCTGCATCGGCCTGCTGGCGGGCGTCACCTCCTGGCACGCGGCGCTGCTCGTCATGGCAGGCGCAGGCCTGCTCAGCGCCGCCGGATTCGCTCTGCTGCTCCCCCCATCGCGTGGCTTCCAGCCGCGTCCCGCCGCGCCGGCCCGCGAGCACCTGCGCCGCTGGGCTGCGCACCTGCGCACCCCGGGCTTGGGCGCGCTGTTCACGCTGGGGTTCCTGAACCTGGGCGTCATGGTCGCCGCGTTCAACTACCTGGGGTTCCGCCTTCACGCCCCGCCGTACGGCCTGAGCGCCGCGGCCATCAGCCTGATCTTCCTGACGTACCTGCTTGGCTCCGCCGCGTCGGGCTGGGGTGGGCGCCTGGCCGACCGTCAGGGCCGCTGCCCCCTGCTCCTGACCGGCCTGCTGCTCAGCGGCGCGGGCCTCGCCCTGACGCTGCTGAGCCCCCTGCCTGTGATCATCCTGGGTGTCACGCTGATCACCGTCGGGTTTTTCGTCACGCACTCGGTGGCTAGCAGCAGCGTTGGCCAGCTCGCCCGGCGTGACAAGGGCCACGCCAGCGCCCTGTACCTGCTCGCGTACTACGCCGGCAGCAGCGTCGTGGGTGTCCTCGGCGGCTGGGTCTGGGCAGCTGGCGGCTGGTCGCTGCTGGTCGAGGTGTGCGCCAGTCTGCTCGTGCTGGGCCTGCTGCTTACCCGCACCGTCCCCCGTACCTGA
- a CDS encoding ATP-dependent Clp protease ATP-binding subunit — protein sequence MNRYDDRARLVFHYAREEGNRLGHAMVGPEHLLLGLMREGGTAASILGEFGASLDGLRRRVEEIIGRGEGNRLNDAPSITPRARRVMELASSEARALGAQVTSTEHILLGIIREGDGVAFRILQELTKDVDTIRWRILAQGEGAGSKPAKPVATPFLDEYGRDLTKWAREGKLDPVIGRSEEIRRVTQILTRRTKNNPVLIGDPGVGKTAIVEGLALAIHEKRTPPNLHNVRLVSLDLSGVVAGTKYRGEFEERLRQIIEELRNAKVMAFIDELHTLVGAGGAEGTLDAANILKPALSRGEIQVIGATTTGEYHRYIEKDAALERRFQPVIVLEPSPAETLQILRGLKPKYEEHHGVQIPEQALELAVRIGERSLPGRNFPDKAIDLIDEAASRVRLNMSVGLPVAETEDGEPYVTREDIESVINSMGGIYSEETAAQLVDLEQQLQDQVYGQPDAIRALSSALRRARVGLGGRTRVAASFLFVGSSGVGKTHLAKALARTLFGSERSLIRMDMSEFQESHSVSKLIGSPPGYVGFEQGGRLTEAVRRQPFSVILLDEIEKAHPDVYNTFLQVLDDGRLTDGLGRTVDFRRTIIIMTSNTGFNVNPTVGFSPVTPDNNQPLRHIFTPEFLDRLDEVIRFRSLGEEELVRVAQQLMGEMREELASRELTVTFDPAIAAWLVGKLKSRSPKHAVGSSRQLRTLVREEIEDPLALELASNHGEEVRVVLGQDGIQFEKGEEAATRQILA from the coding sequence ATGAACCGATACGACGACCGCGCCCGCCTCGTGTTCCACTACGCCCGCGAGGAAGGCAACCGCCTGGGGCACGCCATGGTCGGCCCCGAACACCTCCTGCTGGGCCTGATGCGCGAGGGCGGCACTGCCGCCAGCATCCTCGGTGAGTTCGGCGCGTCCCTGGACGGCCTGCGCCGCCGCGTGGAGGAGATCATCGGCCGCGGCGAAGGCAACCGCCTGAACGATGCGCCCAGCATCACGCCCCGCGCCCGCCGCGTCATGGAACTCGCGTCCAGCGAGGCCCGCGCCCTGGGTGCCCAGGTGACCAGTACCGAGCACATCCTGCTGGGCATCATCCGCGAGGGTGACGGCGTGGCCTTCCGCATCCTGCAGGAACTTACCAAGGACGTGGACACCATCCGCTGGCGCATCCTCGCGCAGGGTGAGGGTGCGGGCAGCAAACCCGCCAAGCCGGTTGCCACGCCCTTCCTCGACGAGTACGGCCGCGACCTGACGAAGTGGGCCCGCGAGGGCAAACTCGACCCCGTCATCGGGCGCAGCGAGGAGATACGCCGCGTCACGCAGATCCTCACGCGCCGCACGAAAAACAACCCCGTGCTGATCGGGGACCCCGGCGTCGGCAAGACCGCCATCGTCGAGGGCCTCGCTCTCGCCATTCACGAGAAGCGCACCCCGCCCAACCTCCACAACGTCCGTCTGGTCAGCCTGGACCTGAGCGGCGTCGTGGCCGGCACCAAGTACCGCGGGGAGTTCGAGGAACGCCTGCGGCAGATCATCGAGGAGCTGCGCAACGCGAAGGTCATGGCCTTCATCGACGAGCTGCACACCCTGGTGGGCGCGGGCGGCGCCGAGGGCACGCTGGACGCCGCGAACATCCTCAAGCCCGCGTTGAGCCGCGGTGAGATTCAGGTGATCGGCGCGACCACCACCGGCGAGTACCACCGCTACATCGAGAAGGACGCCGCCCTGGAACGCCGCTTCCAGCCGGTGATCGTGCTGGAACCCAGCCCCGCCGAGACGCTGCAGATCCTGCGCGGCCTGAAACCCAAGTACGAGGAACACCACGGTGTGCAGATCCCAGAACAGGCGCTGGAACTCGCCGTGCGCATCGGCGAGCGGAGCCTGCCGGGCCGCAACTTCCCAGACAAGGCCATCGACCTGATCGACGAGGCCGCCAGCCGCGTCCGCCTGAACATGAGTGTCGGCCTGCCCGTCGCGGAGACCGAGGACGGCGAACCGTACGTGACCCGCGAGGACATCGAAAGCGTCATCAACTCCATGGGCGGCATCTACTCCGAGGAAACTGCCGCGCAACTGGTCGACCTGGAACAGCAGTTGCAGGATCAGGTGTACGGCCAGCCGGACGCGATCCGCGCGCTGAGTTCCGCGCTGCGCCGCGCCCGCGTGGGCCTGGGCGGCCGCACCCGCGTCGCCGCGAGCTTCCTGTTCGTCGGGTCCAGCGGCGTCGGCAAGACCCACCTCGCCAAGGCGCTGGCCCGCACGCTGTTCGGCAGTGAACGCAGCCTGATCCGCATGGACATGAGCGAATTCCAGGAAAGCCACTCGGTCAGCAAACTGATCGGCTCGCCTCCCGGGTATGTGGGCTTCGAACAGGGCGGTCGCCTCACGGAAGCCGTGCGCCGCCAGCCGTTCAGCGTGATCCTCCTCGACGAGATCGAGAAGGCCCACCCGGACGTGTATAACACCTTTCTGCAGGTTCTCGACGACGGCCGCCTGACCGACGGCCTGGGCCGCACCGTGGACTTCCGCCGGACGATCATCATCATGACCAGCAACACCGGCTTTAACGTGAACCCCACCGTGGGCTTCAGCCCCGTCACGCCGGACAACAACCAGCCGCTGCGGCACATCTTCACGCCGGAATTCCTGGACCGTCTGGACGAAGTCATCCGCTTCCGCAGCCTCGGCGAGGAAGAACTCGTGCGGGTCGCGCAGCAGCTGATGGGCGAGATGCGCGAAGAACTCGCCAGCCGCGAACTGACCGTCACCTTCGACCCCGCCATCGCCGCGTGGCTGGTGGGTAAACTCAAGTCCCGCAGCCCCAAACACGCCGTCGGCAGCAGCCGTCAGCTGCGCACCCTGGTCCGCGAGGAGATCGAGGACCCACTGGCGCTGGAACTCGCCAGCAACCACGGCGAGGAAGTCCGCGTCGTGCTCGGCCAGGACGGCATCCAGTTCGAGAAGGGCGAGGAAGCCGCCACCCGCCAGATCCTGGCGTAA
- a CDS encoding cation diffusion facilitator family transporter, whose product MTSGAADHDHAAHEHGHDKHDHGGPASGQGGHDHNHGANANARQLMLALLLTGGFLIVEVVYAFLSGSLALLSDAGHMLTDAAALGLSLLALRVGARPADARRTFGYRRAEVLAAALNAGALFAVGIYVLVEAARRFAQPVEVQATPMLIVAVLGLFVNLISARILAGGQGESLNMRSAYLEVMGDLLGSVAVIVGALLIRFTGWTWVDPLLGAGIGLWVLPRTWALLRASVNVLLEGVPRGLDLDALRAELRALPGVVDVHDLHVWSVTGGVNNLTAHLVAPAAGDSLLREVESVAARFGIAHSTVQVEGPDAHAAGGPALHP is encoded by the coding sequence ATGACGAGCGGTGCCGCCGACCACGACCACGCAGCGCATGAACACGGGCACGATAAGCATGACCATGGCGGTCCTGCGTCCGGTCAGGGCGGGCATGACCACAACCACGGCGCGAATGCGAACGCGCGGCAGCTGATGCTGGCGCTGCTGCTCACGGGCGGGTTCCTGATCGTGGAGGTCGTGTACGCGTTCCTGTCCGGTAGTCTGGCGCTGCTGAGCGACGCGGGGCACATGCTGACGGACGCGGCGGCGCTGGGGTTATCCCTGCTGGCGCTGCGGGTGGGTGCGCGTCCCGCAGATGCGCGGCGCACCTTCGGGTACCGCCGGGCAGAGGTGCTGGCTGCCGCGCTGAACGCCGGGGCGCTGTTCGCGGTGGGCATCTACGTGCTGGTGGAGGCCGCGCGCCGCTTCGCGCAGCCGGTCGAGGTGCAGGCCACGCCCATGCTGATCGTGGCGGTGCTGGGGCTGTTCGTGAACCTGATCAGCGCCCGCATCCTGGCCGGGGGGCAGGGGGAGAGCCTGAACATGCGCTCGGCGTACCTGGAAGTCATGGGGGACCTGCTGGGCAGCGTCGCTGTGATCGTCGGCGCTCTGCTGATCCGGTTCACGGGCTGGACGTGGGTGGACCCGCTGCTGGGCGCGGGGATCGGCCTGTGGGTGCTGCCGCGCACCTGGGCGCTGCTGCGCGCCAGCGTAAACGTCCTGCTGGAGGGCGTCCCGCGCGGACTGGACCTGGACGCCCTGCGCGCTGAGCTGCGCGCGCTGCCCGGCGTGGTGGACGTGCACGACCTGCACGTGTGGAGTGTGACGGGCGGCGTGAACAACCTGACGGCTCATCTGGTGGCCCCAGCGGCAGGCGACTCGCTCCTGCGGGAGGTGGAGTCGGTGGCGGCCCGCTTCGGGATTGCGCACAGCACGGTGCAGGTTGAGGGCCCGGATGCTCATGCGGCTGGTGGTCCGGCGCTGCATCCCTGA
- a CDS encoding ArsR/SmtB family transcription factor gives MNHHTFTALADPHRFQIIELLRERPHSVGEIADRLSLRQPQTSKHLRVLTDAGLVHMEPQANRRIVHLSPTAFRDLDDWLTRYRPLWEERLDRLDDYLRTLPPEDPTPDPTEPGGSP, from the coding sequence TTGAATCACCACACCTTCACCGCCCTGGCCGACCCGCACCGCTTCCAGATCATCGAACTCCTGCGCGAACGGCCCCACAGCGTCGGCGAGATCGCTGACCGCCTCAGCCTGCGCCAGCCGCAGACCTCCAAGCACCTGCGCGTCCTCACGGACGCCGGACTGGTCCACATGGAACCCCAGGCCAACCGCCGCATCGTCCACCTCAGCCCCACCGCCTTTCGCGACCTCGATGACTGGCTCACCCGCTACCGCCCCCTCTGGGAGGAGCGCCTCGACCGGCTGGACGACTACCTGCGCACCCTCCCGCCCGAAGACCCCACGCCTGACCCCACTGAACCCGGAGGTTCCCCATGA
- a CDS encoding DUF2087 domain-containing protein has translation MTKSILDFQDEHGRITGWPSDRRRAHQLAILDYLTGLFEPGVSYDQGQAEQILADHSTLEDPSFLLTELVDGDYLATQDGNYWRADGRPGARG, from the coding sequence ATGACGAAGAGCATCCTTGATTTCCAGGACGAACACGGCCGCATCACCGGGTGGCCCAGCGACCGCCGCCGCGCGCACCAGCTCGCCATCCTTGATTACCTGACGGGCCTGTTCGAGCCTGGCGTGTCCTACGACCAGGGGCAGGCCGAGCAGATCCTCGCCGATCACAGCACCCTGGAAGACCCCAGCTTCCTGCTGACCGAACTCGTGGACGGCGATTACTTGGCCACGCAGGACGGGAACTACTGGCGGGCGGATGGCCGCCCCGGCGCGCGTGGCTAA
- the radA gene encoding DNA repair protein RadA — protein sequence MAKARTTYVCTSCGYTSAKPLGRCPNCQAWNSFEEEVPAVTTAAARGGAYGGVTGGRLTPLSGVGRREEPRTPSGIPELDRVLGGGLVAGGVTLIGGEPGIGKSTLLLQVADKVAAGGGTVLYVAGEESLEQIRLRADRLGVKAEIQLTRDTRAEHVAALMAEHKPALCIVDSIQTVTVEGDGAPGGVAQVRDGTALLTRAAKETGTATVLVGHVTKDGTVAGPKVMEHIVDTTVFLETVGSYRLLRSVKNRFGQAGELGVFEMRGEGLIAVENPSAAFLAERPVGVPGSVVAATIDGQRPMLLEVQALASKTPYPNARRVVVGLDARRVDVVLAVLERRLDLTLGGLDVYVNLAGGLKVPDPGLDLAVALAVYSAVVGRALPDSVAVFGEVGLAGEVRSTVASIRRAEEARRAGYTRLIVPPGLDGHPNGVKSVEEAVAQVWGGAPASGRKPRAAAERS from the coding sequence GTGGCTAAAGCCCGCACTACCTACGTCTGCACCAGTTGCGGGTACACCAGCGCCAAACCGCTGGGCCGCTGCCCGAACTGCCAGGCGTGGAACTCCTTCGAGGAAGAGGTGCCTGCCGTCACGACCGCTGCCGCGCGCGGCGGGGCGTATGGGGGTGTCACGGGGGGCCGCCTCACGCCGCTGTCCGGGGTGGGGCGCCGCGAGGAGCCCCGTACGCCGAGCGGCATTCCGGAACTCGACCGGGTGCTGGGCGGCGGGCTGGTCGCCGGGGGCGTCACGCTGATCGGCGGGGAGCCCGGCATCGGCAAGAGCACCCTGCTGCTTCAGGTCGCGGATAAGGTCGCGGCGGGGGGCGGGACGGTGCTGTACGTGGCGGGTGAGGAATCCCTGGAGCAGATCCGACTGCGCGCCGACCGACTGGGCGTGAAGGCCGAGATCCAGCTGACCCGCGACACCCGCGCCGAGCACGTGGCGGCACTGATGGCCGAGCACAAGCCCGCGCTGTGTATCGTGGACTCCATCCAGACCGTGACCGTCGAGGGGGACGGCGCGCCGGGCGGCGTAGCGCAGGTCCGCGACGGCACCGCGCTGCTGACCCGCGCCGCGAAGGAAACCGGGACCGCCACCGTCCTCGTGGGGCACGTCACGAAGGACGGCACGGTCGCCGGTCCGAAGGTCATGGAGCACATCGTGGACACCACCGTCTTCCTGGAGACGGTCGGGTCGTATCGCCTGCTGCGCAGCGTGAAGAACCGCTTCGGGCAGGCCGGGGAACTCGGCGTGTTCGAGATGCGGGGCGAGGGCCTCATTGCCGTCGAGAATCCCAGCGCGGCGTTCCTAGCCGAGCGGCCTGTCGGGGTACCCGGCAGCGTTGTCGCGGCCACCATCGACGGGCAGCGCCCCATGCTGCTGGAGGTGCAGGCGCTCGCCAGCAAGACGCCGTACCCGAACGCCCGCCGGGTCGTGGTGGGCCTCGACGCCCGCCGCGTGGACGTCGTCCTGGCCGTGCTGGAACGCCGCCTGGACCTCACGCTGGGCGGACTGGACGTGTACGTGAACCTCGCGGGCGGCCTGAAGGTCCCCGACCCGGGCCTGGACCTCGCGGTGGCGCTGGCGGTGTACTCCGCCGTGGTGGGCCGCGCCCTGCCGGACAGCGTCGCCGTGTTCGGCGAGGTCGGCCTAGCGGGCGAGGTGCGCTCCACCGTCGCCTCCATCCGCCGCGCCGAGGAGGCCCGCCGCGCCGGGTACACTCGCCTGATCGTTCCGCCCGGCCTGGACGGCCACCCCAATGGTGTGAAGAGCGTCGAGGAGGCCGTCGCGCAGGTCTGGGGCGGCGCCCCGGCGTCCGGCCGGAAACCCCGCGCTGCCGCCGAACGGAGCTGA
- a CDS encoding VOC family protein yields MPVTGPDFISIQVRDLTASQAFYEQYLGLRRSPAGPPHAVVFDTQPIAFALRDPAPGTDLNALAQPGIGTALWLHATDVQAIHDALAGSGHRIITAPIDGPFGRTFTFADPDGYHITLHDRA; encoded by the coding sequence ATGCCCGTGACCGGCCCAGACTTCATCTCGATCCAGGTGCGCGACCTCACCGCGTCGCAGGCCTTCTACGAGCAGTACCTCGGCCTGCGCCGCTCGCCCGCCGGGCCGCCCCACGCGGTCGTGTTCGACACGCAGCCCATCGCCTTCGCCCTGCGCGACCCCGCGCCCGGCACCGACCTGAACGCCCTCGCACAACCCGGCATCGGCACCGCCCTGTGGCTCCACGCCACCGACGTGCAGGCCATCCACGACGCCCTTGCCGGAAGCGGGCACCGCATCATCACCGCGCCCATCGACGGCCCATTCGGCCGCACCTTCACCTTCGCCGACCCGGACGGCTACCACATCACCCTGCACGACCGCGCCTGA